The genome window GCGTCAGGTCAACGAATACCGCACGCTATTCGATTGGATTGACCGGATCGACCGGCTCGAGGCCGGCCCTGCGCCTCTCGACGACCTCTACACCGAGCTCGGCCGGCTTGCCCAGCGCGTAATCCGGGGGGCGAGCGCGAGCCGGGCGCTCGGAATCGAGCTTCTCCAGGCTCTCTCGCGGCTCGATGGCGCCCAGGCGGCGAAGAGCCTGGCGCTCGAGCTCCTGGGAGAGAGGGTGGCCGACACGCTCCTCGACCGCTCGCGAGCCGTCGACCCGAGGGTCCGACGCACGGCATCGGACAACGTCGGAGTGTTCTACTCGGCCATCCAGAGTCCACGAGTCGCCCTCCAGCGCTCGTATTCCACCGACGAGGGTTTGCTCCACTTCAACTTCCTGCTCGAAGACAGTGGATCCGACCTCGAGCTCGTCTGGGTGGGAGCCGAGGAGGCGCCCCTCGGGGTGGACATCCTGGACGAAGGCCCGGTGTTCCATTTCGCGGGAGAGGCGGGCTGCCACGGTCTGAAGCTCGTCGCTGACGGGGAAGTCCGGTTCGAAAGCTGTGACGCTCGCATCCTCGACGGCGAGCTCTTAGAGGTCCGAAACGCGCTCGTCGATGACGTCGAGGGGCCCCCCCGATTCTACCGTCGCGGGGTCCTGTTGGAACGGGACGAAACGGAGCTCGAGCGCGGTCTCCGGCTGTTCCAGCAAGAAGATTTCGCCGCGGCTGCGGAAGCGTTCCAGCGCGCCATTGCCGAGATCGACGAGCAGGCTCCCTACGATGCGTCGGATCTCGTTTACGACCGCGCTCGTGCCCTCGAAGAGGCGGGCAAGCGTCTCGAAGCACTTGAGCTCTACCGCAGTCTCGGCGACGTGTCTTATCAATCCGTCGTCGACGAGCGAGCGAACGCCATCGAGACCGGGCACCGGTAGCCATTCATGCCCCGCGTTTCCGATTAACCGTCCGGCCTGCGCGGGTTCGCCAACTCTTTCTCGAACAAACCCTTCCGGCGACTCCCGCCACCTTGTCCGGACGAGTCCAGAACGATGGCCCGTACATTGTATCCTGCTGTGTTGGATAGACTTTAACCCATGTGTTTGCAACAGATAGAAGCACTAACGGAGACTTGAATCGTAACCTATTTAAAAATCAATAATTTATATCGTTCATCCCGTCTGGCACAACACTTGCTCTAGAGAGAAAGCGTCTACTGAGAGTAACGGCCCAACGTTCGATGGTGCGATAAGAGCCGCATCAGACGCATAGAGAAGGAGAAAACACGTGATGAAGCAGCAGATCATTCGGTTCTTCAGGGAGGAAGACGGACCGACGGCAGTCGAGTATGCGCTCATGCTCGTTATGGTGGCTCTCGCCATTGCCCTTGCTCTCCCGAACATTTCGCAAGCGGTGATCAACATCTTTACCGCCATGGCTAACGCCCTGGTGGTTCCTTAAGAGCAGACATCGCGGGATCGGAACGGGGGGTGATCCCCCGTTCCTTGTTTCCATCTTCCTTAAAAATCCTCACATTCTTAGACTCACCACACTCTTCTAGCACTCCATGCCACGGCCGCATCCCCTGGCGGCCCCGCCTTTTACTTCAGCCAAGGAAGGGCCGGCTCGCCCACAGCCCGTGATTCGCGGGTTGCTATAC of Vicinamibacteria bacterium contains these proteins:
- a CDS encoding Flp family type IVb pilin; its protein translation is MKQQIIRFFREEDGPTAVEYALMLVMVALAIALALPNISQAVINIFTAMANALVVP